One part of the Muntiacus reevesi chromosome 18, mMunRee1.1, whole genome shotgun sequence genome encodes these proteins:
- the DUSP14 gene encoding dual specificity protein phosphatase 14 produces the protein MSSRGHSTLPRTLMAPRMISEGDLGGIAQITSSLFLGRGSVASNRHLLQARGITCIVNATIEIPNFNWPQFEYVKVPLADMPHAPIGLYFDTVADKIHSVSRKHGATLVHCAAGVSRSATLCIAYLMKFHNVCLLEAYSWVKARRPVIRPNVGFWRQLIDYERQLFGKSTVKMVQTPYGIVPDVYEKESRHLMPYWGI, from the coding sequence ATGAGCTCCAGAGGTCACAGCACGCTCCCCCGGACTCTCATGGCCCCCCGGATGATTTCCGAGGGAGACCTAGGAGGCATCGCGCAGATCACCTCCTCGCTCTTCCTGGGCAGAGGCAGCGTAGCCTCCAACCGGCACCTCCTCCAGGCACGTGGCATCACCTGCATTGTGAACGCTACCATCGAGATCCCCAATTTCAACTGGCCCCAGTTTGAATACGTTAAAGTGCCTCTGGCTGACATGCCTCACGCCCCCATCGGACTGTACTTTGACACCGTGGCCGACAAGATCCACAGCGTGAGCCGGAAACACGGGGCCACCCTGGTGCACTGTGCTGCGGGGGTCAGCCGCTCGGCCACGCTCTGCATCGCGTACCTGATGAAATTTCACAACGTGTGCCTGCTGGAGGCCTACAGCTGGGTCAAAGCCCGGAGGCCCGTCATCAGGCCCAACGTCGGCTTCTGGAGGCAGCTGATAGACTACGAGCGCCAGCTCTTTGGAAAGTCAACAGTTAAAATGGTACAGACACCTTACGGCATAGTGCCAGACGTTTACGAGAAGGAGTCCCGACACCTGATGCCTTACTGGgggatctga